The sequence below is a genomic window from Pleurocapsa sp. PCC 7327.
CGACTTCTTGACGAATTAAATTAATAACGATAGCATCTCGATCTTCCATCGCTTGTCGCATTTGAGGCACGATTTTAGAAGAGAGTACTTCATCTGCATCTAATACTAAAACCCATTCTCCCCGAACATGTTTTAGGGCTTCATTTCGCGCTGCAGAGAAGTTATTTTGCCAGTTATAATGCAAAACTTTTGCACCAAATTCTTTGGCAATTTCTACCGTTTTATCAGTAGACCCCGTATCCATGACTATTATCTCATCAACGACATTTTTGATGCTTTCTAAGCATTTCGGCAAAGAAGCTTCTTCGTTGTTGACAATGGCGCAGAAGCTAAGTTTAGTCATGGTTATTGCTCGGTTTTTCTTGGGGATTACTCATTCACTATCTTGTTAAATTTTGCGAGCGGGATAATCTATTAGATAGATCTCCCGATCGCATCGCCAGTTAACTATAGATCTTTAACTACGTTAGCTGCAAATAACTCTTCTAAGCGGCTATCCCATTTCTTTTGATTTTTGGTTGCATCTTGGATATAGGGCGATATAGCAATCAATTTCAAGAAAAGATCGTTAAAAAACGATAAAGGAAAGCGCATCGGTCTGACAATATCTATGAATAAAACGACGCGAACGTCATCGGTTTCGTTCCAAGCTTCATGTTGAAAAGAATCATCGAATAACATACATTCTCCCTCTTCCCAGTGGCGAATTTCGTCGCCAACACGAAGGCGGCATTTTTCTTTAGGTTCGGGAATTTTTAGACCGAGGAGACAGCGAATCAAACCTTTATAAGGACCTCGATGTTCCGGGATATGTTTTCCCGGTAATAAAATAGAAAAGAAGGCAGTTTTCATGCCAGGAATTTGTTCGAGAATACGGGTAGTTTCCGGACAGCGAGCGCAATTTTTTTCAGCTTTAAAACCGTATCCATAAAGGAAATAAGTTTTCCAGAGATTATCTTTACTCGTTCTGTAGGCTTGGTCTGGAGAAATATCTTGGAAATTTGGTAATTGCTCGCTATACTTTAAGATTTCATCGAGTTCTTGGCGAATAATTTTCCAGTTAGCTTCCAATAGCGGCACCCAATCAAAGTGTTCTCTCTTAAAGAAAGGCGTATCGCCAATTAGAGAGTAGCGAGGAATAAGCTTTTCAAGCTGCCAAAGTATCTTTACGCCAATCCCATAGATGACAAGATTACGCCATGTCATCTTAAGGTTTTCTAAAGAGAATTTCTTGCTCGATTGAATTTGATTTGAGTTTAAATCACTCCTCATGTCCGTGAAAATCCCCACTAAATCTCAGTAATTGTACGGTATTTGAGTCAATCAAAATCTATCTTATCTAATAAATAATAAAATGTGCGATCGACAAACTGACCACATCTAGCGTTTAGGAGACGATCGAGATGTTAAGATAATAGCCTAATCCCAAGTGCTTCTGTCTCTGAGAAACCTGTTTAAGGAATAATGCGTCTATCAAGAAAATAGAGAGAAAAATCCTTAAAGTGGGAATACTAAACATAGCGGAGATACCTCGTTCTGCTCTCACAACCTGCTGTGTTACCTATTTAAATGAATTTTAAATGAAAAACAAACTTACTCTTATTGTTGTTACTTTTCTGGTCATTGGAATTAGCGTAATTTTTATTTCTAAAACGATGCACCTCGAGCAAGGTGCTTATTTTAATGCGATCGCGAAGTTTCAATTGACTTACTGCTTAGCTGCCTTTGCTGCCGCACTTTTCCAAACGATTTTTCAGATTAATCGTCTGTGGGTTCTGTTCCCAAAAGAAGCTAGATTGAAGTGGACGCATACTGCCCGCGCGTTTACCTACGGACAGTTTCTCAATACCTTCGGACCAAATGGTGCGGGAGACGTTTTGAAAGTCGTTCTGACCAGAAAACATGAAGATAAAAAAGGTCGCCAAGTCGAAGCCTCGGAATCGAGCGCGATCGTGTTTGTGGTAGACAAACTGGCAGATGTAGGTTCGATTATTTTACTGGCTCTTATAGCCTTGTCGCAAGCCCCGATCGCGCTTCCCGAAATTAAGTGGAACGAACATGTTAGATTAGTTTTATTGGGCGCGATAATTTTATCGATCGTTTTCTATACCCTCTTTTTTGGATTTCGCAAGCGATCGGGCGCGATCGCGCAATGGATTGAGGGGTTCAAAGTAGGACTGCAAGCCTTGCGAGAACCCAAGCGGTTTTCTAGTGCGCTTCTGATGGGCGCTGGCAATTCTCTAAGCAAAGTCATTGCCTTGCATATTCTGTGCGTTGCTCTGGGATTTTCTTTGTCCTATCCCGAACTGGTATTTTCCATCCTTATCCTAAATTTGGGAATTTCAGTACCCATCTCGCCGGGAAATTTGGGGGTATACGAAGCCTCGCTTGCCTTTGCCCTAAGCAAATTTGGAGCGCCAATGGCTGAGAGTTTAGCAATCGCCACCGTTCACCACGCTTGCCAAATGATAGAAATTGCGGTTTTGGCATTATTATTCTGGCTGCACGAAAGATGGCAAGATTGGCAAAGAGAATCTAAAGTCCAACCAGTGACCCAGATAAGTAAATAAGCATCTTTGAAAGGCGCGATCGCGTAGCGAGAGTCTCGGTTAATTTGGCAGAAAATGACATAATTTGCCATACTAGAGGAAATAAGTTGAGGGGAGCATCCAGTTTTGGAAGATTTACCATTTATGGGAAAATGTAAAGGGAAATAATCCTGTGCGATCGCTGACAATGAACCAAGAGAAACAAGAACGGATCAAAGCCTGCTTACAAGAATTGTCAACACTGCTGTATGAAGAAGCAGACAAAAGTAAGCTGACAGACCTTGAAGGCATAGAAAAAACAGTTCGCAGTCAAGTATTAGAACTAGTCAGCCCAGAAATAGCCCTTTTTTATCGAACAAAAAACTGGAACAAAAGTAGGTAAAACTAGGAAAATAAAAAGCCTAGTAGGGGAACTGAAATTAAAAGCCAAACAGCTTATTAGACTAGGTTTAAAGCCAAGAACTCGCCTAAGTCCATTACTTCAAAAGTGCTGTTTGAGGTTATCAGCTAACGAATCATACCAAAAAGCAGAAATCGAGATTGAGGCATTGACAGGAGTAAAAGTTGGTCATTCAACACAACAACAACTAGTGCTGTCACAAGATTTTCAACTACCACTTGCTAAACAATCAGTTTCAGAAGTCAGCGTAGATGGAGGAAAAGTCCGACTCAGGGGTAAACCGAAAGCAGGCTGCCACTGGCGAGACTATAAAACCGTTCGTCTGCAAGGGATTTACTATGGTGCATTTTTTGATGACAACCAATCATTAATTGATTATGTCAATAGCCAACAGTTGTTAGACCCTCTTGTTTGCTTGGGAGATGGACATGATGGTGTCTGGAATCTGGTGAGAGAATTTGGACAAGACCAGTTTTCTCGCTGTGAAATTTTGGATTGGTATCACCTGAAGGAAAATCTTTATAAAGTTGGTGGTTCTTTAAAGCGACTCAAAGCTGCGGAAACTCTGTTGTGGCAAGGTCAGGTAGAAGCGGCCAAGACCCTATTTAATCATTGCCGAGGTAAACAAGCTAAAAATTTCATCGCTTATCTGGAAAAACATCTCCCTCGCATTGTCAATTACAGCTATTATCAGGCTGAACAATTATGTTCTATCGGTTCAGGGGCAGTTGAATCTGCAATTAAACAAATTGGTTTAAGGATCAAAATTTCTGGCGCACAGTGGAATGTTGAAAGTGTCAATCACATCCTCTCTGTTCGTTGTGCTTATCTTAATGGTTTACTTGCTGTCTGATTGGGTGTTTCTTCCAAAAGTGGATGCTCCCAAGTTGAGGAAGTAACGCTTGTAAAAAGCATGAACATTTCCCTACCTGATTCCATGTAAGCTTATGTTGAACAACAGGTAGCCAATGGCGGTTACAGCAGCGTCAGCGAGTATTTTCGGGAATTGGTGCGTCTCGACCAAAAGCGTAAAGTGAATGAACCTCTCGAAGCGATGCTTTTGGAAGGTTTGAACTCTGGCGTAGCAACTCAGATGAGCGATCGAGATTGGGAAGACATCCGTCAAGCAGTAAGGGAGAAAGTTGCTAAGCGAACCAAGAGTAATGGCTAAGGCAACTAAACGACCGCAAGTCATTCGCGATCTGATTGAACGGCGAAGTTGTGCGGCGGCAGATCACCTTAAACTCTCACCGACAACCTCTGTTCCGTCCGCACCAACGCATTGTTAGGTGGCTGTTACTTCTACAAACTGCACAGCCAACGAGAAATAGATGCAACTTGGTTCTCCTCATTTAGGTTTGCAGCATTACTGAGCATCCCACTTTGTAGTTGCTCCCAAATTTCGCCAGCCATCCTTCTCTCGATCGCTGCCCCTACAAAAAAGGTAAGTGGTGAATGACCAGCATCTGCAAAGGCTTGTCGTATACGGTTCAGCGCCGCTTGTGCCGTTTTCCAATGCTCGTCAGCACCGGCTGGATCAATTCCGCCCTTCAACTCTCCCAAGGCAATTGTGTAAGGCTCAACTTCAACAGGTTCTATCTTGCTGGATTTATTCGCGGGCAGTGCTTCTGGCGCAAGATTGAACAAACAGAGATCTACATTACTTTTAACCAACGGAATATTTAGGTTATAGATAAGTGTACGCCTGCCAAGATCACTCTCCCAACTGAGTCCGCGTAAAGATAACTCAATTTCTGCATCGTCATTTGTCATCGCTATCCACTTTTTTGTCTTTGAATGCTGCCAATGGTAACTTTGACCTGCAATGGTCAGGGTTGAAAGAATAGCACGAGTCAGTTTCCTTTGGGCGAGCGCTCCACCGACATTACGCATTGAACCACCGAGCGTATCGCCACGAGTCAATAGAAATCTAAAGACTAATTCCTCTACAAAATTTGCACCTGCTGGTTCAAGAAAGTTCTTAATTAGACCGTTAATCGCATCAATTTTATCCTCTGCGGTCAAATGAGCAAGAGATTTGTCCGATAATCCTGCCGCAGTCAACAGTCCCATCTCGATACCCTGAACGTTTAGCAAATCAGCAGGATTTCTAACTTGATTTGCTGCTGCTTGAAGTGCCCTTGCCTCTGCAACATAAGGGGTAGCCCGTCGATTCTTCTCAAGTGCAAGTGCCACAAAGCCCGCACGAGTCGCTTCATAGGTTGTTACAAGATCATCACTAGACTGAAGATGGTTAAGATAAGCAGTCATAGGATCAGGTTACTGTTTTCTCCATACATAAACACATTTTCTCAAGGGATCACGCCCATGATTTCCCATTTGCTGACTACTGTTACCCTTATCACCAGGCAAAACGAGAATATTTTCAACGATAAAACCTAGTTTCTCTGCAAAGTCAGAGAGGATCATATCCACTGAAATACTTACGCCGGAGTAACGCACATTGTCATTGACCATAAATAACAGTGCCCCAGGTTTGAGTACGCGAGAACATTCTTGTATGACACAAGCCATTTCATAAAAGTAACCTCTCACCATCCTGGGTATTCCGTTATTATTTAATACACCCTGGAGT
It includes:
- a CDS encoding ISKra4-like element ISPle1 family transposase (programmed frameshift), giving the protein MNQEKQERIKACLQELSTLLYEEADKSKLTDLEGIEKTVRSQVLELVSPEIALFFIEQKTGTKVGKTRKIKSLVGELKLKAKQLIRLGLKPRTRLSPLLQKCCLRLSANESYQKAEIEIEALTGVKVGHSTQQQLVLSQDFQLPLAKQSVSEVSVDGGKVRLRGKPKAGCHWRDYKTVRLQGIYYGAFFDDNQSLIDYVNSQQLLDPLVCLGDGHDGVWNLVREFGQDQFSRCEILDWYHLKENLYKVGGSLKRLKAAETLLWQGQVEAAKTLFNHCRGKQAKNFIAYLEKHLPRIVNYSYYQAEQLCSIGSGAVESAIKQIGLRIKISGAQWNVESVNHILSVRCAYLNGLLAV
- a CDS encoding type II restriction endonuclease — encoded protein: MTAYLNHLQSSDDLVTTYEATRAGFVALALEKNRRATPYVAEARALQAAANQVRNPADLLNVQGIEMGLLTAAGLSDKSLAHLTAEDKIDAINGLIKNFLEPAGANFVEELVFRFLLTRGDTLGGSMRNVGGALAQRKLTRAILSTLTIAGQSYHWQHSKTKKWIAMTNDDAEIELSLRGLSWESDLGRRTLIYNLNIPLVKSNVDLCLFNLAPEALPANKSSKIEPVEVEPYTIALGELKGGIDPAGADEHWKTAQAALNRIRQAFADAGHSPLTFFVGAAIERRMAGEIWEQLQSGMLSNAANLNEENQVASISRWLCSL
- a CDS encoding lysylphosphatidylglycerol synthase transmembrane domain-containing protein → MKNKLTLIVVTFLVIGISVIFISKTMHLEQGAYFNAIAKFQLTYCLAAFAAALFQTIFQINRLWVLFPKEARLKWTHTARAFTYGQFLNTFGPNGAGDVLKVVLTRKHEDKKGRQVEASESSAIVFVVDKLADVGSIILLALIALSQAPIALPEIKWNEHVRLVLLGAIILSIVFYTLFFGFRKRSGAIAQWIEGFKVGLQALREPKRFSSALLMGAGNSLSKVIALHILCVALGFSLSYPELVFSILILNLGISVPISPGNLGVYEASLAFALSKFGAPMAESLAIATVHHACQMIEIAVLALLFWLHERWQDWQRESKVQPVTQISK
- a CDS encoding aspartyl/asparaginyl beta-hydroxylase domain-containing protein, whose translation is MTWRNLVIYGIGVKILWQLEKLIPRYSLIGDTPFFKREHFDWVPLLEANWKIIRQELDEILKYSEQLPNFQDISPDQAYRTSKDNLWKTYFLYGYGFKAEKNCARCPETTRILEQIPGMKTAFFSILLPGKHIPEHRGPYKGLIRCLLGLKIPEPKEKCRLRVGDEIRHWEEGECMLFDDSFQHEAWNETDDVRVVLFIDIVRPMRFPLSFFNDLFLKLIAISPYIQDATKNQKKWDSRLEELFAANVVKDL